The following proteins come from a genomic window of Vidua chalybeata isolate OUT-0048 chromosome 2, bVidCha1 merged haplotype, whole genome shotgun sequence:
- the CHST7 gene encoding carbohydrate sulfotransferase 7, with protein sequence MKGRRRWRGEHRRFAAVLVLYTLLLLLLVPYALDYGARRGRTDEEPLLRRCPSLEEALSEWGWEQRPPLDEEEEEDEAGTAGAAGNGSAGTAGKRHIYLHATWRTGSSFLGELFNQHPDVFYLYEPMWHLWQALYPGDALSLQGALRDMLRALFRCDFSVLRLYTAPSGPRDPLAPAPPAADNLTTASIFGWRTNKVICSPPLCPAAPRPRGEIGLVDGATCEETCPPRALRELEAECRKYPVVVIKDVRLLELGALLPLLREPGLNLRVVQLFRDPRAVHNSRLKARQALLRESVQVLRSRHRAEPRGPARHQQQHLLLPPGLLGGGRPPQPQHRAEFFLGGALEVICQSWLRDLLLARRAPDWLRRRYTQLRYEDLVREPRAELRRLLRFAGLTVPPALEDFVVNMTRGAAYSSDRPFLISARDAREAVHAWRERLSRQQVRQVEAACGEAMSILAYTLSAGDAR encoded by the coding sequence ATGAAGGGCCGGCGACGGTGGCGAGGCGAACATCGCCGCTTCGCCGCGGTGCTGGTGCTGTacacgctgctgctgctcctgttggTGCCCTACGCGCTGGACTACGGGGCCAGGCGCGGGCGAACGGACGAGGAGCCCCTGCTGCGGCGCTGCCCAAGCCTGGAGGAGGCGCTGAgtgagtggggctgggagcagcggCCGCCGCTGgacgaggaagaggaggaggatgaggcgggcacggccggggcgGCGGGTAACGGCAGCGCGGGGACGGCGGGGAAGCGGCACATCTACCTGCACGCTACCTGGCGAACGGGCTCCTCTTTCCTCGGGGAGCTCTTCAACCAGCACCCCGACGTCTTCTACCTGTACGAGCCCATGTGGCACCTTTGGCAGGCGCTCTACCCGGGGGACGCGCTGAGCCTGCAGGGAGCCCTCCGCGACATGCTGCGCGCCCTCTTCCGATGCGACTTCTCCGTCCTGCGCCTCTACACCGCCCCGTCCGGCCCCCGCGACCCGCTGGCCCCCGCCCCGCCTGCCGCCGACAACCTCACCACGGCCAGCATCTTCGGCTGGCGGACTAACAAGGTGATCTGCTCGCCGCCGCTctgccccgccgccccgcggccccgcggggaGATCGGCCTCGTCGACGGCGCCACCTGCGAGGAGACGTGTCCGCCGCGGGCGCTGCGGGAGCTGGAGGCCGAGTGCCGCAAGTACCCGGTGGTGGTCATCAAGGACGTGCGGCTGCTGGAGCTAGGcgcgctgctgccgctgctgcgGGAGCCCGGCCTCAACCTGCGGGTGGTGCAGCTCTTCCGCGACCCCCGCGCCGTCCACAACTCCCGCTTGAAGGCGCGGCAGGCGCTGCTGCGGGAGAGCGTCCAGGTGCTGCGCAGCCGCCACCGCGCCGagccgcggggcccggcccgccaccagcagcagcatctcctgctgccgCCCGGGCTGCTGGGCGGAGGGCGGCCGCCGCAGCCGCAGCACCGCGCCGAGTTCTTCCTCGGCGGCGCGCTGGAGGTGATCTGCCAGTCTTGGCTCCGCGATCTCCTCCTGGCCCGGCGCGCCCCGGACTGGCTCCGCCGCCGCTACACGCAGCTCCGCTACGAGGACCTGGTGCGGGAGCCCCGCGCCGAGCTGCGCCGCCTGCTGCGCTTCGCCGGGCTGACGGTGCCGCCAGCCCTGGAGGACTTCGTGGTCAACATGACCCGCGGCGCCGCCTACTCCTCCGACCGGCCCTTCCTCATCTCCGCCCGCGACGCGCGGGAGGCCGTGCACGCCTGGCGGGAGCGCCTCAGCCGCCAGCAGGTGCGGCAGGTGGAGGCGGCGTGCGGAGAGGCCATGAGCATCCTCGCCTACACCCTCAGCGCCGGCGACGCCCGGTAG